GTGATCATatgcggagatgtctgggttttaggcatccgacgtcgcaacttactcgaaaccttctcgattttttatcatagcctctacatgcgataccACGACGCCcaaacaagtttcgtgattttcggacttcgttcggattttatataatttaaaaacacttttcccgcaagttgttcgtcatgttacgtcaacaagatgctcgacatttcatgcgagttcctggataaggcctcaacatacaccaaatatcattaatataattttttgaatcaccaaattccattatttcatgcacctgcagttcaaattcgaagtatgcaaaaaaattcaacgaaacgaaaaaaactaacgaaatataacaaaaaaaatcaaaattatcccaaatttgaacatggagttttaaataatgtgggaaggcctcacaaaaaaaatgaggcaaaaaaaacaaaaacaaaaaaatttcttccccgagtgccagggaaggcactcggggaaggtttttttttaagttttaacggCGTTGGCGGGTTGAACCGTCAAGTAgcatgtttctttgccgagtgccgatcttccccgagtgttgcactcggggaagagggcctTTCCCGAGTgctgctctttaccgagtgccaggatcTCTACGGCACTCGGGAAAgcctctcttccccgagtgcaattcttccccgagtgtccgatttttgacactcggggaAGCCAGAGACACTCGGGAAATTTTATCTCTCCCGTAGtgaatgcagcagcagcagcatgcacCCCAGGACTGCTGTGCACGTGCAGCTCGTCCAAGCTCTGTATACTACCCTAGAACATAATCAGGAGATCAGGACCGATTCAAGCCAATTCACAACACCGATGCGAGGGGAACCAAGGCCTCATTGGTAAGACAGTTTGTCTCATGTATTTGTTGTCGTCGTCCATGCCCAGACGCCCAAGTGGAGCTTTCTAGCACATGTACTCTGATTCCTGGACACGGTAAACAGCAGCAATTTAGCCATTTTTGTTCAGATTGGCtacttgaaagaaaaaaaaatctaaataaGCATAGGTAGGCTGGCTTATACGTCCTTGCTGGCTTGCTGGTTCCCGCTCGCGTAGGGACGGGGTCACGGAGTCGCTGACGGTGGCAGATGTAGACAACGGCGGATGTAGATGGGATCATGGGAGAGGAGTGCAAGCGTGATGGAACAACGACTCGTCGATCGTCGGCGCAGAGAGAGCCGAGCTAACAGAGAGGGCGCCCGGTGGTCGGCCTCCGCGTCTCGGCGCCCTTGCTCATGTCGCAGCCGCCGGTGGCCTGAGACGGCGGATCTGCACCCCAGCTTCAGAGGCAACATTCGGAGCCGACGGATCTGTGCCGCAGCAAGGCCTCCGCAGAGAAGAGAGGGCCGGGCGGTGTTGGCACCTGACCTTGGCTCCTCCGAGTCTCCGACTTCGTCCCTGGCTCCCTTCCCCTAACCGTTGCCCAATCGGCATCACCGAAGCAAGCGGGGGCGCCATCCATCTGCTGTTCCTGTGGATTGTTCGGGATTCAGATGCGTTCCTCCTCTCCTGCAATCGGTGGGAGAAGAAGTGCGTGCGTTCGGTCTGGGCGGGCGGTCTTGACAAGGTGAGCCGGCCGGCCGATTGATCGGAGTTCGTCTGGGCGGGCCATTGGCGCCACCGTCGAGGGACTTGTATTACTCTAACTGAAACTACTACTTTTTTAGACGAAACTActactttttttttctaaaaatgctCTCTACTTGTTTAAGGTCTATATATAGGCATTTGGAATTGGTTTATTTATGTCCTTTTGCTTTATTGCTCGTTGTCACGTTTGTTATTATTTAAAACAAGTAAgatctaaacaattttaaatataGCATCAACATATATATAACATTTTTAGAAGAAAACATGAACTAGTTTCctatttttataatttaaaataaattaattatgaacttCTAGAGATTGAACCAGATTTTTATTaatattagaaaatagaaaatcgCTTTTGAAACAGGTcgaggaccaaatttgtccgaTTTTGACAGTCGGAGGGTGTCAGTTacccggtttcatagttgaaggttgaaaatcgaacttcaaTGCGAGTTGGAGGTTGAAAAATGTACTTTACCTTTAAAAATATTTGAATTGGAATAATTTTTAATATATATGTGGGAGTTAACCAAATTTTGGATCATTTTACAAAGCTTAAAGATCGTTATGAGCTAAGCAGGGGGCTGAATTATGAACGGTGCCAAACATTCATAATGATTATTATCTAGGGCATGTAGCCATGTAGGCTAACACAACTATGAAAATTTATTCAGGACATGAGACCAAGAGCCCAACCACTAAAGTCTCGATGACGCTCCACTGATGCTTCTACGTAGTCTGAACAATTAATGTTGACTAATTATAATAGATAACGAGAACTTCTACTAGCAAATAAGAACCAAAATGAGTCCATTATGATTCAAACAATATTAAGCTAGGTACCATTAGATAGAGCATGTTTTTACAAAAAAATATTctaaaactagtttcataattttccaAGCTAAAATAATTTTTCTAAGATTAAAccggatttttgaatttttaattGCAACATTTTTCCATGTaaaaaaatttaaataaattttgaAAATTCGTTTTTATGGTTTTTTGGttattttttataaaatatttTGTTGTTTGATTTACCTCTTGAACTTTCACTTAGTTCAATTTACCCGCTCTAACATGACGTCACGTCACTAAAACATTCTTCAAAACCACTGAGGTGCTTTAAAAGTTAAGGGGTTAAAAGAATACTTTTTTGTAGATGAGGAGAGTTTAAGGGGGATTAAATGGACTATTTCCTTTATTTTTAGGTCTTGGGGCCCTTTCAACCGCGATGTGGCCCAGCATTCCAGCAACGTAACGCCCGAGCCATCAGGACGTGATGGGCCGCTCACCGAAGATAGGCCGCATGCCACATAACCTGGGCTGCCGCGCGACCTAgagctcaagcctagaagcacTCCACTCCTCTTCCGCCCCCGACCAAAACCCCCCGTCGTCGCGTCCCCAATTCAGCTCATTCTCAGCACGCCAGGCACGGCCGAGCGAGCCCAAACCCAAACCCAAACCCACGCCGAGACCGATGCAGGTGGGTGAGGTGTCCAGCGGCGGCAGTAGCCACCGCGGCGCCGGAGCGTCCGGCACCGTCTCTGAAGACCGCCGCGTCACCGTCTTCTCCGCCAACGGCCGCCTCTACCAAGTCGGTGAGTGCGCTGTGCGCGCGCACGGAAAACCCCGAAACCCGAAGGTCCGCGCCGCCCGCCGGCTGCGGTATCTGATGGTCCTTCACTCCTCTTCCGCGTCTCCTTCGCAGAGTACGCTTGGAACGCCACGAGGCTAGCGGGCGTCACCTCCGTCGGCGTGCGCGGGGCCGACTCTGTCTGCGTCGTCGGCCAGCGGAGGGCGAGCGAGCCCAAGGTGAGTGCCCCTGGCCCCGTGCGCCCGCGGCGGCGATCGGTCCAAGTTTTGTCTCTCGCGTTTGCTCGATTAATCGGTCATGATGCTCTTCTGCTTGCTTGTTTCTAGGACAAGTTGCTGGACATGACCAGCGTTTCGCGCCTGTTCCCGATCACCGAGCGGCTGGGGTTGCTTGCCACGGGGATCGTAGGTGACCTCACCAGCGCTTGCTTCTCTTGTCATTTCTGCCCGAACTCTTAGCAGAACGTATGCGCTGTACGCTGTCTGATTCATTCTCCAATTGATTTAATGCTAATGCATGCGGTCCAACTTGTTACGGTTTTGGGGGTGCTGTCGCTCGGGAGTTACGGGTTAATGGCGTAATACACCATGCGCCGTAGCGTAGCGTTGATTTATTTATTGCGCGTCATGAGGGCGTTTGAAAATTGAAACTGTATGGTGTATCTTCAAAATCCACCTAGGAACTTTTTTAATTGAGCTCTGTAGACTTGCATTTGGTTGGTTGACACTTGACACACCAACATACTGTAATCATATTCGATTTGATAATCTGAAACCTCTGGTTATATACTGCAAAGGTTCAATTCGACTGTCATCTTTAGCGCACACATATAATGCATTAATGCATCAATTCGTCGAAGTTGGTCTAAATTCTAATGATCTGTTTGGTTTTACTGACGCTTTATGTTCATGAGCATGAATGCGTGATTGCTCGCTTGACAATGCTTGCAGCAAGGTGGCTCTGCCAATTTATTACTTCTGTTTCTAATCACCATTGCATCAGACCATTGGTTTGGTACCTTGTTGAGCATCAGACCATTGGTTTGGTACCTGGTTGAACATCAGACTATTGGTTTGGTACCTTGTTGAACATCAGACCATTGCCATTAAATTTAACATCTGAAATGATTTAGAATTTACTGTTGAAATTTGAACTAACTCGAATCACCATTGACCAGTACCGCGCAGAGCACCAAAGATGGAAACATCAAAACATGACACAATAGTAATGTTTATTTGTATGCTTGTTTTAGAATGCTGATAATCATAGCTGTTTCTTCAATCATCATTACAGGTGAGGGAAGAGCATTGGCTCATGAGGCAAGGAATCAAACTGCAGAATTTCGTTTCAAATGGGGATATGAAATGCCTCCTGATGTTTTGGCACAATGGTAAATATTGACCTCAAGGAAATAGATAGTAGATCAGGACTTCACACTGGCAGTGCCTATAATTGCTTGCTAACATGAAAA
Above is a genomic segment from Miscanthus floridulus cultivar M001 chromosome 3, ASM1932011v1, whole genome shotgun sequence containing:
- the LOC136547206 gene encoding proteasome subunit alpha type-6-like isoform X2 → MQVGEVSSGGSSHRGAGASGTVSEDRRVTVFSANGRLYQVEYAWNATRLAGVTSVGVRGADSVCVVGQRRASEPKDKLLDMTSVSRLFPITERLGLLATGIVGEGRALAHEARNQTAEFRFKWGYEMPPDVLAQWIADRAQIWTQYGSKRPSGVVAMILGIDDEKETPQLFTCDPAGYFFGHKAASAGQRDREADNFLEKKMKNNPSLSFQETIEVRVFLFITSKLDEDGNISIAVRPEGGPQSHRNRGWGSQDG